In Sphingomonas sp. LT1P40, the following are encoded in one genomic region:
- a CDS encoding winged helix-turn-helix transcriptional regulator, producing MGHNGLREPLRELANNCSLPAALEAMGERWSFLILRGSFNGLYHFEEFQSELGIARNILANRLARLVDHGILARQTCDDDRRKVEYRLTDKGFALLPTMVALRQWGERWETGMLSTPVLVDARDRRRIAPVQVMSHDGRALGKHDLLWSLPEDVVGEGVAEAAE from the coding sequence ATGGGTCATAATGGACTGCGAGAGCCGCTACGCGAGCTGGCCAATAACTGCAGCCTTCCGGCCGCGCTGGAGGCAATGGGGGAACGCTGGTCGTTCTTGATCCTGCGCGGGTCCTTCAACGGCCTTTATCATTTCGAGGAGTTTCAGTCGGAACTGGGGATTGCGCGCAATATCCTGGCGAACCGGCTGGCACGGCTAGTCGACCATGGCATCCTGGCGCGACAGACCTGTGATGACGACCGGCGCAAGGTTGAGTACCGGTTGACCGACAAGGGCTTTGCGCTGCTACCGACGATGGTTGCGCTCAGGCAATGGGGTGAGCGCTGGGAGACCGGCATGCTGTCCACCCCGGTGCTGGTCGATGCCCGCGACCGGCGGCGGATCGCGCCGGTGCAGGTGATGAGCCATGACGGCCGCGCGCTTGGCAAGCATGACCTTTTGTGGTCGCTGCCCGAGGATGTGGTGGGCGAAGGCGTGGCCGAGGCGGCCGAGTAG
- a CDS encoding LL-diaminopimelate aminotransferase: protein MSEEFYRMKRLPPYVIAEVNAMRAAARAGGEDIIDLGMGNPDLPPPDHVIEKLIEVARKPSAHGYSQSKGIPGLRRAQANYYGRRFGVDVDPETEVVVTMGSKEGLASLATAITAPGDVVLAPNPSYPIHTFGFIIAGATIRAIPTTPDERYFESLERAMAFTVPRPSILVVNYPSNPTAETVDLAFYEQLVAWAKENKVWIISDLAYSELYFDGKPTVSILQVKGAKDVAIEFTSLSKTYSMAGWRMGFAVGNKTLIAAMSRVKSYLDYGAFTPIQAAACAALNGPQEIVERNRQLYHKRRDVLVESFGRSGWDIPPPAASMFAWAPLPPALAHLGSLEFSKQLLSHAKVAVAPGVGYGENGEGFVRIAMVENEQRLRQAARNVKRYLQSMGVNTGAKSA from the coding sequence ATGTCCGAAGAATTCTATCGCATGAAGCGCCTTCCGCCCTATGTCATCGCCGAAGTGAATGCGATGCGGGCCGCGGCGCGCGCGGGTGGAGAGGACATTATCGATCTCGGCATGGGCAATCCCGATCTGCCGCCGCCCGACCATGTCATCGAAAAACTGATCGAAGTCGCGCGCAAACCCAGCGCACACGGTTATTCGCAGTCCAAGGGGATTCCCGGCCTGCGTCGCGCGCAGGCGAATTATTATGGCCGTCGATTCGGTGTCGATGTCGATCCGGAAACCGAAGTCGTCGTGACGATGGGGTCGAAGGAGGGGCTGGCCAGCCTTGCCACCGCGATCACCGCACCCGGCGACGTCGTGCTTGCGCCGAACCCGTCCTACCCGATTCACACCTTCGGCTTCATCATCGCCGGGGCTACGATCCGCGCGATCCCGACCACGCCGGACGAGCGCTATTTCGAGAGCCTTGAGCGCGCGATGGCGTTTACCGTCCCGCGCCCCAGTATCCTGGTCGTCAACTATCCGTCGAACCCGACGGCGGAGACTGTCGATTTAGCCTTTTACGAGCAGCTGGTGGCATGGGCGAAGGAGAACAAGGTGTGGATCATTTCCGACCTCGCTTATTCCGAACTCTATTTCGACGGCAAGCCGACCGTCTCGATCCTTCAGGTGAAGGGCGCCAAAGACGTTGCGATCGAGTTCACCTCACTCAGCAAGACCTATTCGATGGCGGGCTGGCGGATGGGCTTTGCGGTCGGCAACAAGACGCTGATCGCGGCGATGTCGCGGGTGAAATCCTATCTCGATTACGGTGCATTTACCCCGATTCAGGCGGCCGCCTGCGCCGCATTGAATGGCCCGCAAGAGATCGTCGAGCGCAATCGCCAGCTTTATCACAAGCGCCGCGATGTGCTGGTCGAGAGCTTTGGTCGATCTGGCTGGGATATCCCGCCGCCCGCCGCGTCGATGTTTGCCTGGGCACCGCTCCCCCCCGCGCTCGCGCATCTCGGCAGTCTGGAGTTCTCGAAGCAGTTGCTCAGCCACGCCAAGGTCGCGGTCGCCCCGGGTGTTGGCTATGGCGAAAATGGGGAAGGATTCGTGCGCATTGCGATGGTCGAGAACGAACAGCGGCTGCGACAGGCCGCCCGCAATGTGAAACGCTATTTGCAATCGATGGGCGTCAACACCGGCGCAAAATCGGCCTGA
- a CDS encoding CC_3452 family protein translates to MTRLASLAAAALTAAAFMPIAAFAQSGGYYSATAVEAPKKASFITQNTVWKCKDGTCTAPKTPMQDKVLCERVVQRVGALSAFTVGGTPFDAAALTACNARAN, encoded by the coding sequence ATGACCCGCCTTGCCTCGCTCGCCGCCGCCGCGTTGACGGCCGCTGCGTTCATGCCCATCGCTGCGTTCGCCCAGTCGGGCGGCTATTATTCCGCGACCGCCGTTGAAGCGCCGAAAAAGGCCAGCTTCATCACCCAGAACACCGTGTGGAAGTGCAAGGACGGAACTTGCACTGCACCCAAGACGCCGATGCAGGACAAGGTGTTGTGCGAGCGCGTGGTCCAGCGCGTCGGTGCCCTTTCTGCCTTCACGGTTGGCGGTACGCCGTTCGATGCGGCGGCGCTGACGGCCTGCAACGCGCGCGCCAACTAA
- a CDS encoding acyl-CoA thioesterase: protein MTRPGFDFSTRLRVRYAEIDGQKVVFNSRYLEYADVALSEYWRWLRLADLPEWRSMEFHVARATVDYKLPFRYDDEFDAWARTDRIGTSSVTSIVELCHAETGALHTVIELVHVNVDLAAGRSAAIPEAVRQRMQISA, encoded by the coding sequence ATGACTCGCCCCGGCTTCGATTTCTCCACCCGTCTGCGCGTTCGCTATGCCGAAATCGACGGGCAAAAGGTCGTCTTCAATTCGCGCTATCTCGAATATGCCGATGTCGCGCTTAGCGAATATTGGCGCTGGCTGCGGCTGGCCGATCTGCCCGAATGGCGTAGCATGGAATTCCACGTCGCCCGCGCGACCGTCGATTACAAACTTCCCTTCCGCTACGATGACGAGTTCGACGCCTGGGCGCGCACCGATCGCATCGGCACCTCCAGCGTCACCAGTATTGTGGAGCTGTGCCACGCCGAAACCGGCGCGCTGCACACGGTGATCGAACTGGTGCACGTCAATGTTGATCTGGCAGCGGGACGCTCAGCGGCAATCCCGGAAGCGGTTCGACAGAGAATGCAGATAAGTGCCTGA
- a CDS encoding RelA/SpoT family protein, with the protein MLRQYELVDRVLSYDPDADEALLNRAYVFSLHAHGSQKRASGDPYFSHPIEVAGILTDLHLDDETIATAILHDTIEDTVATPEEILKRFGPNVARLVDGVTKLSRIEAQSENERAAENLRKFLLAMSDDIRVLLVKLADRLHNMRTLHHIPKPDKRRRIARETMDIYAPLAERIGMYEFMKEMQTLAFQQLEPEAFESITKRLEALTVEGEDRIAKIASGLKLLLSRGGIEAEISGREKHPYSIWKKMSERHVSFEQLSDIMAFRVIVDGEEECYRALGHIHRRWPMVPGRFKDYISTPKRNGYRSLHTSIIHAGDTRVEIQIRTRAMHAQAEHGLAAHWSYKQNNVRPDTQVRWIQDLVEILETAESPEELLEHTRMAMYQDRIFAFSPKGELIQLPKGATPIDFAYAVHTDLGDQAVGAKINGRVVPLRTEIQQGDQVAILRSKAQHPQDNWLNFAFTGKARAAIRRHLRHKERDESIALGRKLYDDIVRRLPVEIGKEAQKAALTRLKIADSDALMEAIARQKVSDAQVMEALMPGSTTGEDAVALPAQREPISIKGLTPGVAFNLAPCCHPIPGDRIVGVRQPDAPIEIHQISCPKLDAVEDEDWIDIGWGDKAEGGTARLAVTVKNEPGALGAVATLLGQHKANILNIRFDTQDTTFHTNMIDVEVRDASHLMKLIAGLRAADAVSSAERA; encoded by the coding sequence GTGTTGCGTCAATATGAACTTGTCGATCGGGTGTTGAGCTACGATCCGGACGCCGACGAGGCGCTGCTCAACCGCGCTTATGTGTTTTCGCTGCACGCGCATGGCAGCCAGAAGCGCGCCAGCGGCGATCCCTATTTCAGCCACCCGATCGAAGTCGCCGGCATCCTGACCGATCTGCATCTCGACGACGAGACCATCGCCACCGCGATCCTCCACGATACAATCGAGGACACCGTTGCGACGCCGGAGGAAATCCTCAAGCGCTTCGGCCCCAATGTCGCGCGGCTGGTCGACGGTGTGACCAAACTCAGCCGGATCGAGGCGCAGAGCGAGAATGAACGCGCGGCGGAAAACCTTCGCAAATTCCTCCTCGCCATGTCCGACGACATCCGCGTGCTGCTGGTGAAGCTGGCCGACCGGCTGCACAATATGCGGACGCTCCACCATATCCCCAAGCCGGACAAGCGCCGCCGCATCGCACGTGAGACGATGGACATCTATGCACCGCTGGCGGAGCGGATCGGCATGTACGAGTTCATGAAGGAGATGCAGACGCTCGCCTTCCAGCAACTCGAACCCGAAGCCTTTGAATCGATCACCAAACGGCTGGAAGCGCTGACGGTCGAGGGCGAAGACCGCATCGCCAAGATCGCCTCGGGCCTGAAACTCCTGCTCTCACGCGGCGGGATCGAGGCGGAGATTTCCGGCCGCGAAAAACACCCCTATTCGATCTGGAAGAAAATGTCGGAGCGCCATGTCAGCTTCGAGCAGCTCAGCGACATCATGGCGTTCCGCGTCATCGTCGATGGCGAGGAGGAATGCTACCGCGCACTCGGCCATATTCACCGCCGCTGGCCGATGGTGCCGGGGCGGTTCAAGGACTATATCTCGACGCCGAAGCGCAACGGCTATCGCTCGCTCCACACCAGCATCATCCATGCCGGCGACACGCGCGTCGAAATCCAGATCCGCACGCGCGCCATGCATGCCCAGGCCGAACACGGCCTCGCCGCGCATTGGTCCTACAAACAGAATAATGTCCGCCCCGACACGCAAGTCCGCTGGATTCAGGACCTGGTCGAAATTCTCGAGACCGCCGAAAGCCCGGAGGAACTGCTCGAACACACCCGCATGGCGATGTATCAGGATCGCATCTTCGCGTTCAGTCCAAAGGGGGAGCTGATCCAGCTGCCAAAAGGCGCGACGCCGATCGACTTCGCCTATGCCGTCCACACCGATCTCGGCGATCAGGCGGTGGGTGCGAAGATCAACGGTCGCGTCGTGCCGCTGCGTACCGAGATTCAACAGGGCGATCAGGTGGCGATTTTGCGTTCGAAGGCGCAGCACCCGCAGGACAATTGGTTGAACTTCGCGTTCACCGGCAAGGCACGCGCCGCGATCCGCCGCCATTTGCGGCACAAGGAGCGCGATGAATCGATTGCGCTGGGCCGCAAGCTTTACGACGACATCGTCCGCCGCCTGCCGGTCGAGATCGGCAAGGAGGCGCAAAAGGCCGCGCTGACGCGCCTCAAAATCGCGGACAGCGACGCGTTGATGGAAGCGATTGCGCGTCAGAAAGTCAGCGATGCTCAGGTGATGGAGGCGCTGATGCCCGGCTCCACCACCGGCGAGGACGCAGTCGCCCTGCCCGCACAGCGCGAACCGATCTCGATCAAAGGGCTCACTCCTGGTGTCGCCTTCAACCTCGCCCCCTGTTGCCACCCGATCCCGGGCGACCGCATCGTCGGCGTCCGCCAGCCCGACGCGCCAATCGAGATCCACCAGATCAGCTGTCCCAAGCTCGACGCGGTCGAGGATGAGGACTGGATCGACATTGGCTGGGGCGACAAAGCGGAAGGCGGCACCGCGCGCCTCGCCGTGACCGTCAAGAACGAGCCCGGCGCGCTCGGCGCGGTCGCCACGTTGCTCGGTCAGCACAAGGCGAACATTCTCAACATCCGGTTCGACACGCAGGACACGACCTTCCACACCAACATGATCGATGTGGAGGTGCGCGACGCTTCCCACCTGATGAAGCTGATCGCCGGTCTGCGCGCTGCCGATGCGGTGAGTTCGGCGGAGCGCGCGTGA
- a CDS encoding DUF885 domain-containing protein: MDRRTFLASSTATAAVTLTPAAHALQAAAKPAAGPGDAALSKLFDQLVRDMVQMQPEIATYIGFDKGPGAALKSRLNDRSPAGKAKVQAGTKAYLDQIKATDPATLSETSKLDREVVSYSLEAQLLPRDKFGIESVNRPFPIFQQGGVYFAMPDFLNTSHTIETRADADALLARLEQVSAALDADTAEQTEQAKRGLVAPDFSLDLTLDQLRKLRAPAPVDNSIAKSLATRTTAKQIAGDWAAHAAKIIEASVYPALDRQIALIEQLRTKARTSSGLWGVPRGDEIYAAAVAVSTTTNLSPDEVHKIGLDEVAHITAQLDTILKAQSLTQGAIGERLAALNVRPDQLYPDTAAGRAELIKSLNVDNEKVGKLLPKMFSNPVMPPLDIRAVPVEIQDGASNGYYNLATLDGSRPAIYFINLKSVADWPKYTLPSLTYHEGLPGHHLQLSTTLGSPSPLIRKFSFFGAYSEGWALYAEQVADELGAYGNDLERAGYLQSFLFRAARLVIDTGIHHKKWSREQATDYMVKTVGFARPRSQREIERYCTQPGQACSYKIGHTSWVRARQKAQAIAGDKFDIRWFHEIIRRGSVPLTILERLVEEDARKMAAG; this comes from the coding sequence GTGGACCGCCGTACTTTTCTCGCCTCCAGCACCGCGACCGCCGCCGTGACCCTGACCCCTGCCGCCCATGCGCTTCAGGCCGCGGCGAAGCCCGCCGCTGGTCCCGGTGACGCCGCGCTGAGCAAATTGTTCGATCAGCTGGTCCGCGACATGGTTCAGATGCAGCCGGAAATCGCCACCTATATCGGCTTCGACAAGGGTCCGGGGGCAGCGCTCAAGAGCCGACTCAACGATCGTTCGCCGGCGGGCAAGGCCAAAGTCCAAGCTGGCACCAAAGCCTATCTCGACCAGATCAAGGCGACCGATCCCGCAACGCTGTCCGAAACATCGAAGCTCGACCGCGAAGTCGTGAGCTATTCGCTCGAGGCGCAGCTGCTCCCCCGCGACAAATTCGGCATCGAATCGGTCAATCGTCCCTTCCCGATCTTTCAACAGGGCGGCGTCTATTTCGCGATGCCCGATTTCCTGAACACCAGCCACACGATCGAAACCAGGGCGGATGCCGACGCCCTGCTCGCCCGCCTCGAACAGGTCAGTGCCGCGCTTGACGCCGACACCGCGGAGCAGACCGAGCAGGCTAAGCGCGGTCTCGTCGCCCCGGACTTCTCGCTCGACCTCACGCTCGATCAGCTGCGCAAGCTCCGCGCACCCGCGCCGGTCGACAACAGCATCGCCAAATCGCTCGCCACCCGCACTACGGCCAAACAGATTGCAGGCGACTGGGCCGCGCACGCCGCCAAGATCATCGAAGCCTCAGTCTATCCCGCGCTCGACCGGCAAATCGCGCTGATCGAGCAGCTGCGCACCAAAGCCCGCACCAGTTCCGGCCTGTGGGGCGTCCCGCGCGGCGATGAAATCTACGCTGCTGCCGTCGCCGTATCGACCACGACCAATCTCTCGCCGGATGAAGTCCACAAGATCGGCCTCGACGAAGTCGCGCACATCACCGCTCAACTCGACACGATCCTGAAGGCGCAAAGTTTGACCCAGGGCGCGATCGGCGAACGCCTCGCCGCGCTCAACGTTCGCCCCGATCAGCTTTACCCCGACACCGCGGCCGGACGGGCAGAGCTGATCAAATCGCTCAATGTCGACAATGAAAAGGTCGGTAAGCTGCTGCCGAAGATGTTCAGCAACCCGGTCATGCCCCCGCTCGATATCCGCGCGGTCCCGGTGGAGATTCAGGACGGCGCGTCGAACGGCTATTACAATCTCGCAACCCTCGACGGCTCTCGCCCGGCTATCTACTTCATCAACCTGAAGAGCGTTGCCGACTGGCCCAAATACACGCTGCCATCGCTGACCTATCATGAAGGGCTGCCGGGCCATCACCTCCAGCTCAGCACCACGCTCGGCTCACCCAGCCCGCTGATTCGCAAGTTCAGCTTCTTCGGCGCGTACAGCGAAGGGTGGGCGCTGTACGCCGAACAGGTCGCCGACGAACTCGGTGCCTATGGGAACGATCTGGAGCGCGCGGGCTACCTCCAGTCCTTCCTGTTCCGCGCCGCACGCCTGGTCATCGACACCGGCATCCATCACAAGAAATGGAGCCGCGAACAGGCGACCGACTATATGGTCAAGACCGTTGGCTTCGCCCGTCCGCGCTCGCAACGCGAAATCGAGCGCTACTGCACCCAGCCCGGTCAGGCGTGCAGCTACAAGATCGGCCACACCAGCTGGGTCCGCGCCCGACAAAAGGCACAGGCGATCGCGGGCGACAAGTTCGACATCCGCTGGTTTCATGAGATCATCCGTCGCGGCTCGGTGCCGCTGACGATCCTCGAACGACTGGTCGAGGAAGACGCGCGCAAAATGGCCGCCGGCTGA
- a CDS encoding sensor domain-containing diguanylate cyclase, protein MAIAYFALAAAAIEFTRLSGNVALLWIANAPLIAAMLTRPAVERPLHLMACFGATIAASVSVSPYSALSPLFAIANIGEALIAWLLLRRFLGEDRLFASLRSLAIFIAVAGLAAPFITGIIPTLALWMLQGTAPLVIWSNWMLGHGLGALIGTPVALLLIGGTAYRERLARKGEPLRILWVATLVIGITGFCFAQDRLPLLFLPVLPLIVATMIFRLAGAAFGVFAIAMIGAGFTVAGHGPMQLIQGSEAFQLQFFQFYLAVLFLTAHPFATMITEKHRLALAVAESEARYRLIAEHASDAVLTVDPAGDILFASPSVRELAGFDPAALIGKSTFAFIAEGDRERTRAAHKLAIAQPDRIHRFEFRAATASGTIRWFESTARAVTGEDGEVATIVTVIRDLSHRKAREADLERQAATDPMTGVLNRRAFQERLARYRDSGDGPAALALFDLDHFKRVNDSHGHEAGDSALLVFADVLRGNLRSEDVIGRLGGEEFAVLFPGRTASDALAACERVRRSLEDTRIGTPPVSFTITVSTGVAPVRHGETSEAVFRQADAALYRAKALGRNRSELAAG, encoded by the coding sequence GTGGCGATCGCCTACTTCGCGCTGGCGGCGGCGGCGATCGAATTCACGCGCCTCAGCGGCAATGTCGCACTGCTATGGATCGCCAACGCGCCGCTGATCGCCGCGATGCTGACTCGTCCGGCGGTCGAGCGTCCGCTGCACCTGATGGCCTGCTTCGGCGCGACGATCGCCGCCAGCGTCAGCGTATCGCCCTACAGCGCGCTCTCCCCCCTGTTCGCAATCGCCAATATTGGCGAAGCATTGATCGCCTGGCTGCTCCTTCGGCGGTTTCTGGGCGAGGATCGCCTATTCGCCTCGTTGCGCTCGCTGGCGATCTTCATAGCCGTCGCCGGCCTTGCCGCTCCGTTCATCACGGGCATAATCCCCACATTGGCGCTATGGATGCTGCAGGGCACGGCACCGCTGGTGATCTGGTCGAACTGGATGCTGGGTCATGGCCTTGGCGCGCTGATCGGGACGCCGGTCGCGTTGTTGCTGATCGGCGGCACCGCCTATCGTGAACGGCTGGCGCGCAAGGGTGAGCCGTTGCGCATCCTGTGGGTCGCAACTCTCGTTATCGGCATCACCGGTTTCTGCTTCGCCCAGGATCGACTGCCGTTGCTCTTCCTGCCGGTGCTGCCGCTGATCGTTGCGACGATGATCTTTCGCCTTGCCGGTGCGGCGTTCGGGGTGTTTGCCATCGCCATGATCGGTGCCGGGTTCACCGTCGCGGGCCATGGTCCGATGCAGCTGATTCAGGGCAGCGAAGCGTTCCAGCTGCAATTCTTCCAATTCTATCTGGCCGTGCTGTTCCTGACCGCACACCCCTTTGCAACGATGATTACCGAAAAGCACCGGCTGGCGCTGGCAGTGGCCGAGAGCGAGGCACGCTACCGGCTGATCGCCGAACATGCGTCGGACGCGGTGCTGACGGTCGATCCGGCGGGCGATATCCTGTTTGCTTCCCCCTCGGTGCGCGAACTGGCCGGGTTCGATCCCGCCGCCCTGATCGGCAAGAGTACGTTCGCCTTCATTGCCGAGGGCGACCGCGAACGCACGCGAGCCGCGCACAAACTTGCCATCGCCCAGCCCGACCGCATTCACCGGTTCGAGTTCCGGGCCGCCACCGCTTCAGGCACGATCCGCTGGTTCGAATCGACGGCCCGTGCCGTCACCGGCGAGGATGGCGAAGTCGCGACCATCGTCACCGTCATCCGCGACCTCAGCCATCGCAAGGCGCGCGAGGCCGATCTGGAACGACAGGCAGCGACCGATCCGATGACCGGCGTGCTCAACCGGCGCGCATTCCAGGAACGCCTCGCCCGCTACCGCGATTCCGGCGACGGACCTGCCGCGCTGGCACTGTTCGACCTCGATCATTTCAAGCGCGTCAACGACAGTCACGGTCATGAGGCGGGGGATTCGGCGCTGCTGGTCTTCGCCGACGTCCTGCGCGGCAATTTACGATCGGAGGATGTGATCGGTCGTCTGGGCGGGGAGGAGTTCGCGGTCCTGTTCCCCGGTCGCACCGCATCCGACGCGCTCGCCGCGTGCGAACGCGTCCGCCGGTCGCTCGAAGACACACGCATCGGCACGCCGCCGGTCAGCTTCACGATCACGGTCAGCACCGGCGTCGCACCCGTTCGGCACGGCGAAACGTCCGAAGCGGTGTTCCGTCAGGCCGACGCCGCGCTTTATCGCGCCAAGGCATTGGGTCGTAACCGCAGCGAACTCGCGGCCGGGTAG
- a CDS encoding glycosyltransferase family 2 protein, which produces MQRPKLSVVVPCYNEEACLELLYGRIAAAARGAVGEDFEIVLVNDGSRDGSWAVMQRLAAADPHLVAVNLSRNHGHQLALTAGLDLCAGEEILVIDADLQDPPELLADMRATLREQGADVVYAVRRKREGETFFKKATAALFYRMLDRITDTPIPLDTGDFRLMTRRALDAFLSLPEQARFIRGMVAWVGFRQVPFVYDRHERHAGETKYPLGKMIRFALDAVTGFSTAPLRFASHVGLALTGLSALLVLYIASAWLFGRAIQGWTSLMLVVVVLGAVQMFVLGMIGEYLGRLYVESKRRPLYLVADVAGPVKGHASLGYRFMDSGEVTVSPHAPVRVDAPEPAPKPSRRKSEPPTLL; this is translated from the coding sequence ATGCAACGCCCCAAACTCTCGGTCGTCGTGCCGTGCTATAATGAAGAGGCCTGTCTTGAGCTGCTGTACGGCCGGATCGCCGCCGCCGCGCGCGGTGCAGTGGGCGAGGATTTTGAGATCGTGCTGGTCAATGACGGCTCGCGCGACGGCAGCTGGGCGGTCATGCAGCGCCTCGCCGCCGCCGACCCGCACCTCGTCGCGGTCAATCTGTCGCGCAACCACGGGCATCAGCTTGCGCTGACCGCCGGTCTCGATTTGTGCGCAGGTGAGGAAATCCTCGTCATCGACGCCGATCTACAGGACCCGCCCGAACTGCTTGCCGACATGCGCGCCACCTTGCGCGAACAGGGTGCCGACGTCGTTTATGCCGTGCGCCGCAAGCGCGAGGGCGAGACGTTTTTTAAGAAAGCGACCGCCGCGCTGTTTTATCGCATGCTCGACCGGATCACCGATACACCGATCCCGCTCGACACCGGCGACTTCCGGCTGATGACGCGCCGCGCGCTCGACGCATTCCTGTCGCTTCCCGAACAGGCGCGCTTCATCCGGGGCATGGTCGCCTGGGTCGGCTTCCGGCAGGTACCGTTCGTCTATGACCGGCATGAGCGGCACGCGGGCGAGACCAAATATCCGCTGGGCAAGATGATCCGCTTCGCGCTCGACGCGGTCACCGGCTTCTCCACCGCGCCCTTGCGTTTTGCCAGCCATGTCGGCCTTGCACTGACCGGCCTGTCGGCGCTGCTCGTCCTCTACATCGCCTCTGCCTGGCTGTTCGGTCGCGCGATTCAGGGCTGGACCTCGTTGATGCTGGTCGTCGTCGTGCTGGGCGCGGTGCAGATGTTCGTGCTCGGCATGATCGGCGAGTATCTTGGTCGGCTCTATGTCGAGTCCAAACGACGCCCGCTCTATCTTGTCGCCGATGTCGCCGGGCCGGTGAAGGGCCATGCCTCGCTCGGCTATCGCTTCATGGATTCGGGCGAGGTTACCGTCTCGCCGCACGCGCCAGTCCGCGTCGATGCGCCGGAACCCGCACCAAAGCCGTCGCGGCGCAAGTCCGAACCGCCGACGCTCCTCTGA
- a CDS encoding outer membrane protein, translating into MKKLLAAVAVLSCVPGIAVAQDEAAPPSDFAGLRAELRLGYETPTVSGDGDVYKIGSAVSYGGEIGYDLAVSDKVTFGPYINYEFSGVELCDGGDCLEIESNLSAGGRVGVALSPTAALYGKVGYASLKLKAASGGFTGTDNKGGVYGALGAEFAVSSNVYVNVEAAYADYGDFYGTGFNLQRRHVAAGVGFRF; encoded by the coding sequence ATGAAGAAGCTTCTGGCCGCTGTTGCGGTCCTTTCGTGCGTGCCCGGTATCGCTGTTGCGCAGGACGAGGCAGCACCGCCGAGTGATTTCGCCGGTCTGCGCGCCGAATTGCGCCTGGGCTATGAAACCCCGACCGTCAGCGGCGACGGCGATGTGTACAAGATCGGCAGCGCGGTCTCTTATGGCGGCGAGATCGGCTATGATCTCGCAGTCAGCGACAAGGTTACGTTCGGCCCCTATATCAATTACGAATTCTCGGGCGTCGAGCTGTGCGACGGCGGCGATTGCCTCGAGATCGAGAGCAACCTGAGCGCTGGTGGCCGCGTTGGCGTCGCGCTGAGCCCCACGGCCGCGCTGTACGGCAAAGTCGGCTATGCCAGCCTCAAGCTCAAGGCGGCGAGCGGCGGCTTCACCGGCACCGACAACAAGGGCGGCGTTTACGGCGCGCTGGGTGCCGAATTCGCGGTGTCGAGCAACGTCTATGTCAACGTCGAAGCGGCCTATGCCGATTATGGCGATTTCTATGGCACCGGCTTCAACCTGCAGCGTCGCCATGTCGCGGCCGGGGTTGGCTTCCGCTTCTGA